Below is a window of Moorella thermoacetica DNA.
AGGGATAACCTCTGGACAGCCCGGCGGATGGCCATTGGCGCCATCGGCCGCTTGGCACCCAACTACGATATGGAGGACGCCACCGTCCCCCGTACTAAACTGCCATTAATCCTCAAAGAAGTCGACCGCTTGAGCAAGGAATACAATGTCCCCATCGGCATGCTGGCCCACGCCGGCGACGGCAACCTCCATCCCCTGGTCCTGTTTGATGAACGGAATAAGGAAGAGATGGCTAGAGTGGAAAGGTGCGAGCCGCCCTTTTCCGCTATGCCCTTGACCTGGGCGGTACCCTCTCCGGCGAGCACGGCATCGGCCTGGCCAAGCTGGATTTTGTTCCCTGGGCCTTTAACCAGCAGGAGCTTCAGTTTTTACGCCGGGAACGTCTGGCCTTCGATCCCAGTGATACATTAAACGCTGGTAAAACTGTTCCCGAAACGGCAGCTTGAGGAGGATGGCAAAATGCGACGCGAAATTATCGCCAACCTGGAAAAAATCGTTGGCAGGGAGAATTGCCAGGTGGAAGAGGCCGTCAGGCGGCAGCACGGTTTTAGCAAAACAGCCCTCCCGGAGGCCGTTCTTTACCCTCAGGACAGCCAGCAGGTAGCCGCGATATTAAAGGTGGCCGCCGCGGAGGGCATTCCGGTGGTACCCTGGGGTGCCGGTACCATGGCCCGCAGGGGTTTACTACCCTTAAACGGGGGCCTGGCGATTAACCTTACCGCGATGAACAAGATCCTCGAATATGATTACGAAAATATGACGGCCTTCGTAGAAGCGGGCGTCACCCTCAAGGATTTACAGGCCACCCTGAAAACCCACAACCTATACTGGCCTGTGGAGCCGGTGGATGGAGACACCTCAACAGTCGGCGGTTGCGTGGCCGCCGGCGCTTCCGGACCCAGCAAACTGGGCTACGGTGACGCCAAATTTCACATCCTGGGACTCGAGGTGGTCCTGTCTACGGGAGAGATTATCCGCACCGGCGGCAAGACGGTGAAAAACGTCCAGGACTATGATAACACTCGCTTTATAGCTGGCTCCTGGGGCAGCCTGGGGATTATCACCAGGGTGATGCTGAAGTTAAGGCCGTTGCCGGAAAAGGAAATCACCGTCTTCCTTTCCTTCAAGGAACTGGAAGCAGCCATTGAGGCGGCCCGGATCATCAGGAGCGATACCCTGCCCACAGCCCTGGAACTCATGGATGGCGTGGCCATGAAGATCCTGGCCCGTGCCGGTTACCGTCCAAACGGGGAAGGCCCTGGCATCCTGGCGAACTTTAACGGTTTTACCGAGCAGGTGGACGCCCAGGCGGACTACCTGCAAGGGAAGTTTAAAGGTACCCTTATCCTGGAAGGAGAGGCTGCGGCCGGCGCCTGGCAGGCCCGGCGGCAGATCTGGCCGACCTTTGCCGGTGAGGGGGGAGCCATCCTGGCCAGCGCGGCGGTACCCTTCACCGCCTTGGGAGAGTTCCTCAAGGGGGCCAGGGCGGAACTGGACCGCAGCCGTAAAGGGGCGGCTATGGTAGCCCACTTTGGTAACGGCCACATTCATATTCTCCTGGACCAGGCCCCCGAAGCTTTTAACGGCGTCCGGGGGGTTGTCGACCAGCTGTCTGCCCGGGCGGAAAACCTGGGCGGTTTCCTGGTAGTAGATAATATCGATGACCTCGAGTTTACCAGACGCCGGGTTGAGGCCCGGGGAAGGGCTATCTTTGAACTCCTGGGCCGGGTCAAGGCGGCCTTCGATCCGCGAGGGATCATGGCCCCCAACAGCAAGGTCCTGGCCTATGTATTAGTAGATAATAGGGCAGCTTCTTGAGGGGAGGAGGAATAGGCCATGGTTAAAACCTTTCGCCAGCGGGAAGAAGATATTGTCCGTTGTAATAGATGCGGTTTTTGTGAGGAAGTTTGTCCCACCTACAAGGCGACGGGGGAAGAGTTTTCCCTGGCCCGGGGACGTAACCGTTTAATGCGCCAGTCCATGGAGGGCAAACTGGATTTAACGAAAGAGCCCGAGATCAACCAGCATATCTATTCCTGCCTTCTTTGCGGCGCCTGTGTAGCGGCCTGCCCCTCGTCCGTCATCACCGACACCCTGATCAAGACCGCCCGGGCCGAAATTACCCGGGCCAAGGGCCAGCCCTTCCCCATCCGCATGGCTTTGCGGGGGGTCCTGGCCAACCAGCGGCGCCTGACCCTGGGGGCCAAAGTCCTGCGCTTCTACCAGCGCAGCGGCGCACGCTGGCTGGCCCGGCATATCGGTTTTCTTAACTTGATGGGTTCCCTGGGCAAGGCCGAGGGGCTGCTGCCGGCCATCCCCGAGAAAACCCTGCGCGTCCAGTTACCCCAACTCTTAAAGAAGCCGATGAAGCCCCGGCATAAAGTCGCCTACTTTGCCGGCTGCATGATTAACAACTTTTTTACTGCTGTTGGCGAGGCCACCCTGCGGGTTTACCAGGAAAACGATATCGAAGTAGTAGTGCCGACCAGCAACTGCTGCGGCATCCCCCATGAGGCCTATGGCGATATAGAGATGCAAATAAAACTGGCCAAAGAAAATCTGGACGCCTTCAGCCGCTATGAGGTTGAAGCAATTGTCACCGATTGCGCCAGCTGTGCCCACGGCCTTCACAGTTACGCCGAACTCCTTCAGGACGATCCCCATTATGGTCCCCTGGCGGCGCAGCTAGCGGCTAAAGTAAAGGATGCCTCTCAGTACCTGGTCGAGATTGGCTTTAAAAAGGAGATGGGGCCGGTCAACGCTACCGTAACTTACCACGATCCCTGCCATGCAGCCCGGGGCCTGAAGGTCAAGGAGCAACCGCGGGAGATCTTGAAGAGTATCCCGGGGGTTAAATTCGTCGAGATGAATGAATCCGACTGGTGCTGTGGCGGTGCCGGTTCCTATAACGTAACCCACTACGAACTATTACGTAAGATCCTCGCCCGCAAGATGGATAACTTTAAGAAGACCGGAGCCGAATACCTGGCAACCTCCTGCCCGGCCTGCCTCATGCAACTGGCCCACGGCCTGGATGTCTACCGCTTGTCTGGCAAAGCAATCCATGTTATGCAAATATTGGACCAGGCCTACCAGAACCGGGCCGTCCGGAGCAAGGCCAAGGCCGGCTGATACCCCTGACCCCCACCCGGGGGTTTTTCTTTTTGGCGCGGTTCTGGCCAACGGCTATTTTTTACGCCCACCCTGTGAGTTATAGTTCATATACCCACCCGCAACCGAATAGGATCATCCTGGGGGTGAAGGGGATGATCCTGCTCTGGCACCGGCGCCGGATAAGCAATTTCCTGATCCCGGTGCTTTTGTTTTTCCTGGGGCTTATGCTGGGGGCCTGGCTGGCCGATTGCCAGCCCCTGGCGGCCCTGGTTGGGCGTACCAACAGGCTTTTACCCATTTATAGCGTGGGCACCACGGAAAAAAAGGTGGCCCTCTCCTTTGACGCCACCTGGGGGGCGGAGTATACCCCCAAGTTGCTGGCTACCCTTAAACAGCACGGTGTCAAGACGACCTTTTTCCTGACCAACATCTGGCTCAAAAAGTATCCTGATGTGGCCAGACAGATAGCCGCCGACGGCCATGAAATCGGCCTCCACTCGGCCTCCCATCCCCATTTTACCGCCCTGAGCCCGGCGGAAATGGAAAAGGAACTGCAGGAGAACAGCCGTATGGTTACGGAGGTGACGGGTTATAAGGCTGAGCTCTTCCGGCCGCCCTTTGGTGACTACAACGACACGGTCATCAGGACGGTGGAGAGGCTGGGTTACCGGGCCATCCAGTGGGATGTCGATTCCCTGGACTGGCAGGAGCAAATGACGGCTACGGATATCTATAACCGGGTAGTCAAGGGCATCAAACCGGGTTCCATTGTCCTGTTCCATAATAATGGCCGTTATACGGCCGATGTCCTGGGCCCCCTCCTGGATAAGCTGAAGGCCGACGGCTACCAGGTGGTGCCGGTGGGGCAACTGATTCTCAAGGGTGATTACTACGTGGATCACGCCGGGGTCCAGCGCGCCGGGCGCTGAGGGACGGGGGCGTTCAGTTTGCCCGCCAGGAACCACCGGAGCCCGGAGCCTATACCCCGGCCCGGAGGAAGGTATATACGAAACCGGGAATGCCCCGGGCAATGGAGGGTGTTTCGCCCCTCCGGTAAGTATGTTACAATAGAAGGGTGAAGACCCAAGGGCAGGCGCCTCTATGGGAGGCGCTTTTAAACTATCGTCAGCAAGGACTTAATTCCTGGCATACTCCCGGTCACAAGGACGGGGCCTATACCTTGCCCCTGTGGCGGGATTTCCTGGGCGCGGCCCTGGCTCTGGACCTGACTGAGGTACCTGGCCTGGATAACCTGGCCTGTCCCGGGGGGGCTATCGCCGCCGCCCAGGAGCGGGCGGCCCGCTTTTATGGCGCAGCCCGGACTTTTTTCCTGGTAAACGGTGCGAGCGCCGGCCTGATGGCCGTCATCCTGGCCACCTGCCGCCCCGGGGATGAAGTTTTGCTGCCCCGGTACGCCCACCGGGCGGTTTTTAATGGCCTGATTTTAAGTGGGGCCCGGCCGGTTTACCTGGCCACGGAATGGCTGGCCAGCCCGGGCCTGCCCCTGGGGGTAGCCCCGGAAAGCCTGGCCGGAACCTTAAGGGAACATCCCGGGGCCAGGCTCCTGCTCCTGGTCCATCCTACCTATGAAGGTGTAGTACCCCGGAGCGAAGAACTAATTGCCCTGGCCCACGCCCACGGCGTGGCGGTCCTGGCCGATGCCGCCCATGGGGCCCACTTTGGCCTGGCTCCGGGCCTGCCACCGTCTCCCCTGGACCTGGGGGCTGATTTTGTCGTCCAGAGTAGCCATAAAACCCTGGCGGCCCTGACCCAGGCAGCCATGCTGCACCTGCGGGAGGAGGCAGCGGCAGCAAGGGTGGCGGCAGCCCTGAACCTGCTCCAGACTACCAGTCCTTCCTACCTCCTGCTGGCTTCCCTGGATACGGCCCGTCTCCTGGCGGAAGAACGGGGCCGGCAGGACTGGGGTCTGACGGTAGCCCGGGCTACCGCGGCCCGGGCCAGGCTGGATCGGGCCGGACTACCGCCCCTGGCAATGGCAGATGTTACCGGGCCGGCGGCCAGCGGCCTGGATGTAACCCGCCTGCTCCTGCCTACGGCGCCCCTGGGCCGGAGGGGAACGGAGGTGGCTGCCACCCTGCGCCGCGCCGGCCAGGAGGTAGAACTGGCGGGAGAGGATTATATCGTGGTAATCATCACCCCCGGCGACGGTGAGGAGAAAATCGAGGCCCTGGTGACCGCCCTGCTGGCCCTGCCGCGATCCGACAGTAGGCAGCCGGCAGCTTTAGCCCCGGCACCGCCCGTCAGGATACCCGAGACGGCTTTGACGCCCCGGGAGGCCTGGCTTGCCCCCCGGCGGGAGTTGCCCCTGGGGGAGGCTACGGGGAAGATTGCCGCCGAACTCATCTCCCCCTGCCCGCCGGGCCTGGCCCTGACGGTACCGGGGGAGGTTCTGACGCCGGAGGTCCTCGAGCGGCTCAGGGATTTACGGGGACCGTCTGGCCGGGTGCTGGTAGTGGATGGCTAACCCGGCAGGGTGCGCGGTAACCGGGGTGCTCGCTGGCACGAAGGAAATACTGGTAGTAATTATAAATTTAATCCTGGGACGGCAGGTAATGGAGATATGGGCAGAGGCCTTTTTATAACCCTGGAGGGGCCGGACGGTTCCGGTAAAACTACCCAGATGGATCGGCTGGAAGAATACCTGCACCGGCGGGGGCTGGCAGTGGAACGGACCCGGGAACCGGGCGGGACGCTGCTTTCGGAGGCCATCCGCCGGTTGCTCCTGGAGCCTTCGTATAGCCCTGTTGATGCCCGGGCGGAGCTTTTCCTCTACGCCGCCGCCCGGGCCCAGCATGTAGCGGAGCGGATTCGCCCGGCCCTGGCGGCGGGCAAGATCGTCCTGTGCGATCGCTTCAGCGATTCCACCCTGGCCTACCAGGGGTACGGCCGCCAGCTGGGAGCAGAACTGGTAGAGCGGCTCAACGACCTGGCCACCGGTAACCTGCGGCCGGATATAACCTTTCTCATTGATGTTCCGGTGGCAATCGGCCTGGGCAGGCATTCGGGCGGCAGCGACCGACTGGAACAGGAAGATCTGGAGTTTCACCGGCGGGTACGCCAGGGTTATCTGGACCTGGCCCGCCGGGAACCCCGGCGGGTGCACCTCATTGACGGTACTCCCTCCCCGGATGTGGTCTGGGAGGAGATTAAGGAGATCCTGGATGCCCGGCTGGAAAGGTTATAAACTAAAGCAGCTGAGCGCATAGCCTGCTCGTCTAGAACCGCCGGAGGCCGTAGCCTGTACCCTCCAGCCCTTCAAGAAACTGGAATATAGCAAGAACCAGCAATCGCTATTTTTGGTAGGATCCTATTTTCGGGAGGAGGTGGCAACAGGTTTTGACGGCACACCAGCAATTAAAACAGGCTTTACTGGCGGGGAAACTGGCCCATGCCTACCTCCTGGTAGGGGGGAGTGAAGAAGGACGCCGGGCCGAAGCCATCTACCTGGCCACGGCCCTGAACTGCCGCTACCTCCAGGGGGGCGAACCCTGCGGTAGCTGCCACTCCTGCCGGCAAATGGCCGGCGGTAACCATCCCGATTTCTACCTCCTGGAGCCCCGCGGTACCAATTTAAAGATTGCCCAGATAAGGGAACTGGAAGCCAGGCTGGCCCTCCAGGCCTTTCAGGGTGGAGTCAAGGTAGCTGTCCTGGCCGGTGCCGACACTATGACGGAAGCAGCAGCCAATTGCCTTCTAAAGACCCTGGAGGAACCGCCGGAAGGGACTTATCTTATTTTACTGGCCGCCCAACCTGACCCCCTTTTGCCCACCATTCGCTCCCGCTGCCAGGAAATCCACCTGGAAGGGGCAATGGCGATTTCTCAGGCGGGTACCGGTTACTGGGCCCGCTTGGTGGCGGCCGATTTACCGGTTATAATGGAAGAGATCCTGCCGGAACTGGAAAAGGAGGCTGACTTGCCGGCAGTGCTGACCGGTATGGCCCTGGCCTGCCGGGACCAGCTGGTTTGGCAGCTTACAGGGTCGGCAACACTATTACTAAAGCCAGGCGAACCGCTGACGCCGTTCCTGGCACCTTCCCGGCTGTGGGCCTGTTTCTGGACTATCCAGGATACCCTGGCGGCCCTGGAGCATAACGCCAACCACCGCCTGGCCCTGGAAGTCATGATGTTTAAACTTTACACCCAGTTTTCCGGAGAAGCCATTCATGGCGGCGAGCCGTCGCCAGCGTAGGCATGCAAGCATTATCAAGCATTATCCGGGGGAGGTGCATAAATCATCATTACGGTAGTCGGCATCAGGTTCAAAAAAGCCGGGAAGATATACTACTTTGACCCGGGCGGTCTGAAACTCAACAAGGGCGACGCCGTGATTGTAGAAACGGCCAGGGGCCTGGAATTAGGTGAAGTAGTCATTGCCCCCCGCCAGGTGGAAGAAACCGAGGTGGTCCAACCACTGCGGCCGGTTCTACGCCCGGCTACCCAGGCCGATCTGGAACAGGTGGCCGTAAACCGCCAGAAGGAAAAAGATGCCTTCGCTATCTGCCAGCAGAAAATCCAAGAACACGGCCTGCCCATGAAACTGATAGATGTCGAATTTACCTTTGACGTCAGCAAGATTATCTTTTACTTCACCGCCGAGGGCCGGGTCGATTTCCGGGAGCTGGTTAAGGACCTGGCAGCTATTTTTCGCACCCGCATCGAATTGCGCCAGATAGGCGTCCGGGATGAGGCCAAGATGCTGGGCGGTCTGGGCTGCTGCGGCCGTCCCATCTGCTGCGCCACCTTTATGGGCGACTTTGACCCGGTATCCATCCGCATGGCCAAGGAACAGAACTTATCCCTGAATCCGACC
It encodes the following:
- a CDS encoding FAD-linked oxidase C-terminal domain-containing protein, translated to MRAALFRYALDLGGTLSGEHGIGLAKLDFVPWAFNQQELQFLRRERLAFDPSDTLNAGKTVPETAA
- a CDS encoding FAD-binding oxidoreductase; protein product: MRREIIANLEKIVGRENCQVEEAVRRQHGFSKTALPEAVLYPQDSQQVAAILKVAAAEGIPVVPWGAGTMARRGLLPLNGGLAINLTAMNKILEYDYENMTAFVEAGVTLKDLQATLKTHNLYWPVEPVDGDTSTVGGCVAAGASGPSKLGYGDAKFHILGLEVVLSTGEIIRTGGKTVKNVQDYDNTRFIAGSWGSLGIITRVMLKLRPLPEKEITVFLSFKELEAAIEAARIIRSDTLPTALELMDGVAMKILARAGYRPNGEGPGILANFNGFTEQVDAQADYLQGKFKGTLILEGEAAAGAWQARRQIWPTFAGEGGAILASAAVPFTALGEFLKGARAELDRSRKGAAMVAHFGNGHIHILLDQAPEAFNGVRGVVDQLSARAENLGGFLVVDNIDDLEFTRRRVEARGRAIFELLGRVKAAFDPRGIMAPNSKVLAYVLVDNRAAS
- a CDS encoding (Fe-S)-binding protein, with the translated sequence MVKTFRQREEDIVRCNRCGFCEEVCPTYKATGEEFSLARGRNRLMRQSMEGKLDLTKEPEINQHIYSCLLCGACVAACPSSVITDTLIKTARAEITRAKGQPFPIRMALRGVLANQRRLTLGAKVLRFYQRSGARWLARHIGFLNLMGSLGKAEGLLPAIPEKTLRVQLPQLLKKPMKPRHKVAYFAGCMINNFFTAVGEATLRVYQENDIEVVVPTSNCCGIPHEAYGDIEMQIKLAKENLDAFSRYEVEAIVTDCASCAHGLHSYAELLQDDPHYGPLAAQLAAKVKDASQYLVEIGFKKEMGPVNATVTYHDPCHAARGLKVKEQPREILKSIPGVKFVEMNESDWCCGGAGSYNVTHYELLRKILARKMDNFKKTGAEYLATSCPACLMQLAHGLDVYRLSGKAIHVMQILDQAYQNRAVRSKAKAG
- a CDS encoding polysaccharide deacetylase family protein, whose product is MILLWHRRRISNFLIPVLLFFLGLMLGAWLADCQPLAALVGRTNRLLPIYSVGTTEKKVALSFDATWGAEYTPKLLATLKQHGVKTTFFLTNIWLKKYPDVARQIAADGHEIGLHSASHPHFTALSPAEMEKELQENSRMVTEVTGYKAELFRPPFGDYNDTVIRTVERLGYRAIQWDVDSLDWQEQMTATDIYNRVVKGIKPGSIVLFHNNGRYTADVLGPLLDKLKADGYQVVPVGQLILKGDYYVDHAGVQRAGR
- a CDS encoding aminotransferase class I/II-fold pyridoxal phosphate-dependent enzyme, with translation MKTQGQAPLWEALLNYRQQGLNSWHTPGHKDGAYTLPLWRDFLGAALALDLTEVPGLDNLACPGGAIAAAQERAARFYGAARTFFLVNGASAGLMAVILATCRPGDEVLLPRYAHRAVFNGLILSGARPVYLATEWLASPGLPLGVAPESLAGTLREHPGARLLLLVHPTYEGVVPRSEELIALAHAHGVAVLADAAHGAHFGLAPGLPPSPLDLGADFVVQSSHKTLAALTQAAMLHLREEAAAARVAAALNLLQTTSPSYLLLASLDTARLLAEERGRQDWGLTVARATAARARLDRAGLPPLAMADVTGPAASGLDVTRLLLPTAPLGRRGTEVAATLRRAGQEVELAGEDYIVVIITPGDGEEKIEALVTALLALPRSDSRQPAALAPAPPVRIPETALTPREAWLAPRRELPLGEATGKIAAELISPCPPGLALTVPGEVLTPEVLERLRDLRGPSGRVLVVDG
- the tmk gene encoding dTMP kinase encodes the protein MGRGLFITLEGPDGSGKTTQMDRLEEYLHRRGLAVERTREPGGTLLSEAIRRLLLEPSYSPVDARAELFLYAAARAQHVAERIRPALAAGKIVLCDRFSDSTLAYQGYGRQLGAELVERLNDLATGNLRPDITFLIDVPVAIGLGRHSGGSDRLEQEDLEFHRRVRQGYLDLARREPRRVHLIDGTPSPDVVWEEIKEILDARLERL
- the holB gene encoding DNA polymerase III subunit delta', with the protein product MTAHQQLKQALLAGKLAHAYLLVGGSEEGRRAEAIYLATALNCRYLQGGEPCGSCHSCRQMAGGNHPDFYLLEPRGTNLKIAQIRELEARLALQAFQGGVKVAVLAGADTMTEAAANCLLKTLEEPPEGTYLILLAAQPDPLLPTIRSRCQEIHLEGAMAISQAGTGYWARLVAADLPVIMEEILPELEKEADLPAVLTGMALACRDQLVWQLTGSATLLLKPGEPLTPFLAPSRLWACFWTIQDTLAALEHNANHRLALEVMMFKLYTQFSGEAIHGGEPSPA
- a CDS encoding PSP1 domain-containing protein, with product MITVVGIRFKKAGKIYYFDPGGLKLNKGDAVIVETARGLELGEVVIAPRQVEETEVVQPLRPVLRPATQADLEQVAVNRQKEKDAFAICQQKIQEHGLPMKLIDVEFTFDVSKIIFYFTAEGRVDFRELVKDLAAIFRTRIELRQIGVRDEAKMLGGLGCCGRPICCATFMGDFDPVSIRMAKEQNLSLNPTKISGLCGRLMCCLRYENDAYEDARHRLPRCGAMVRTPAGCGRVTGINILKERVTVEIPEQGSMEFPLEAIEGECHEH